In one window of Photobacterium leiognathi DNA:
- a CDS encoding autotransporter outer membrane beta-barrel domain-containing protein has protein sequence MKQFKLSKITLLIITALPLIAQAQPVNTSEQSSTIDSELTLISSESTDVKTDIHTQKDNSRIYLDEGAIWATRDITKFSPVLNIDLSDEVEVEHNKVTDSLRFNIQTNYSHYIKRWQLAVYRGKDRHLSQPLKVLTGDELSNDFDIEWDGKTETSYQFKAGEQLIFRLKVWDKDCNMDVSTLGVTDLVHADKQVEIDKLDNDDNNEKRTYGRATLMRHNIPTSSGMAKMMGTGLKGVDTVTIGEDEYTVEDGKLYVEKYLPTDAYMFPVKVKYDDGKERDYQLFVRIPDTYYAQAGLVDLYFGKNHVSGNKDVLGVDEQYQGDIYNRGRLAYFGQGKFGDKLQVIAHVDTKESALKDMFKHPFAADDTTVFDILDDDDEMYYGNYGDEANIEKVVNTKGKVYLDVQYDKSSAMWGNFNTGLTGTENADYSRSLYGFKGDYRTRQTTSFGDDRLAVTAFASQADTLSSHDEFLGTGGSLYSTRHGEIVPGSDKVTLVVRNSKTGVVESRKTLQSGRDYTINPFQGRIVLNKPLSQQSQSGGDGVLDSSINNDLENYLSVDYEYVPNGSEALEQMTTGGRVKGWLTDNIALGSTYVQEQKDNQNYQLSGADLTLKATEGSYLTAEFSHSEGQQTDSNYLSKDGGLSFDKIENTDPSAKRQGDMIQVHAVASLYDLMPDTFGAVGNDIEAWYRDKDLGYSYASQDDNLAQLAYGSKLRLQFGDRTQLTTRFDHLDEQDSSGKTVTDIERVEVEGQYRITDHLKIAAAGRHVNELNNDDQQSSGDLVGVRADYEFNDDNSVYVKGQKTVNASQSFDQDDSVAVGAEFALNDDWTLSGEYATGDRGDSLQAKVDYQVNDYYSTYASYIQEDYDNENNIVFGQKADLSDTLSFYQENQFVDDNNGKGKVNSFGFDYDVNDDVDAGIAFEKSNLKSIDNGDIERSGISVYTSVDKDDYSLKNKVEYRVDKGDSKVTQFVTTNHYVHHLSDEYTLFGKFNYSKSKDETKNEVVERYTESSVGLAYRPIFNDRLNFLTRYTYLEDYDQTDRSKEQDTNNEKSHIVEGETIYSVNAHVDLGWKGAYKKKSELYKRKDSSDVPVKNEIFLTGVSASYKVMKDWDVTGEYHWKKDRVTDDLEQGALLSVNKHINDNVKIGVGYNFSKFDDDLVHNDDYNAKGVFINLVGKF, from the coding sequence GTGAAACAATTTAAATTAAGTAAAATAACACTATTAATCATTACGGCGTTGCCTTTAATTGCTCAAGCTCAACCTGTAAATACGTCAGAACAGTCATCAACAATCGATTCTGAGCTGACATTAATTAGCTCAGAATCTACCGATGTTAAAACCGATATTCACACACAGAAAGATAACTCCCGCATATATTTAGATGAAGGTGCGATCTGGGCTACCCGGGACATTACCAAATTTTCACCTGTGCTTAATATTGATCTCAGTGATGAGGTTGAAGTTGAACACAATAAAGTGACAGATAGCCTTCGATTTAATATCCAAACTAATTACTCTCATTACATTAAGCGTTGGCAGCTTGCGGTATACCGTGGCAAAGATCGCCATTTATCTCAGCCATTAAAAGTGCTGACTGGTGATGAACTGAGTAATGATTTTGATATTGAATGGGACGGAAAAACTGAAACGAGCTATCAGTTTAAAGCTGGGGAGCAACTGATCTTTAGACTCAAGGTTTGGGATAAAGATTGCAACATGGATGTATCGACACTTGGTGTTACCGATTTAGTCCATGCTGATAAACAAGTGGAAATCGATAAACTTGATAATGATGACAACAATGAAAAGCGCACTTATGGCCGTGCAACATTGATGCGTCATAACATTCCCACGTCGTCAGGCATGGCGAAAATGATGGGTACAGGGCTAAAAGGCGTTGATACTGTCACCATTGGTGAAGATGAATATACGGTGGAAGATGGCAAATTATATGTAGAAAAGTATTTGCCAACAGATGCATACATGTTTCCAGTGAAAGTGAAATATGACGATGGCAAAGAGCGTGATTACCAGCTATTTGTTCGTATTCCTGATACTTACTATGCTCAAGCAGGTTTAGTGGATCTGTATTTTGGTAAAAACCATGTTTCAGGTAATAAAGATGTGCTAGGCGTGGATGAGCAATACCAAGGTGATATTTATAACCGAGGTCGCTTAGCCTATTTCGGTCAAGGTAAGTTTGGTGACAAGCTTCAGGTTATTGCCCATGTTGATACCAAAGAATCAGCGTTAAAAGATATGTTCAAACATCCGTTTGCCGCAGACGACACAACGGTATTTGATATCTTAGACGATGACGACGAAATGTATTACGGCAACTATGGTGATGAAGCCAATATTGAAAAAGTCGTTAATACCAAAGGTAAAGTCTATCTGGATGTGCAATATGACAAATCTAGTGCCATGTGGGGTAATTTCAATACAGGGTTAACCGGTACTGAAAATGCAGACTACAGCCGCAGCTTATATGGTTTTAAAGGGGATTATCGTACTCGTCAAACCACGTCATTTGGTGATGATCGTCTTGCTGTTACCGCTTTTGCTTCACAAGCCGATACGCTTTCTTCGCATGATGAATTCTTAGGTACTGGTGGTAGCTTATACAGTACTCGTCACGGTGAAATAGTACCAGGCAGCGACAAAGTCACTCTCGTTGTGCGTAACAGTAAAACAGGTGTTGTGGAAAGCCGTAAAACCTTGCAATCGGGTCGTGATTACACCATTAACCCGTTCCAAGGTCGTATTGTGCTGAATAAACCATTAAGTCAGCAGTCACAATCTGGTGGTGATGGAGTATTAGATTCATCAATCAATAACGATCTAGAAAACTATTTATCGGTTGATTATGAATATGTGCCAAACGGTAGCGAAGCACTAGAGCAAATGACAACAGGTGGACGGGTTAAAGGTTGGCTTACTGATAACATTGCCCTTGGTAGTACCTATGTTCAAGAGCAAAAAGATAATCAGAATTATCAATTATCAGGGGCTGACTTAACCTTAAAAGCCACTGAAGGGAGCTATTTAACGGCGGAATTTTCTCACTCTGAAGGGCAGCAAACTGACAGTAATTATTTGTCAAAAGATGGTGGTTTAAGCTTCGATAAAATTGAAAACACCGATCCAAGCGCAAAACGTCAAGGTGATATGATCCAAGTACATGCAGTCGCGAGTTTGTACGATCTTATGCCTGATACCTTTGGTGCTGTCGGTAACGATATTGAAGCTTGGTATCGTGATAAAGATTTAGGTTATTCCTATGCCAGCCAAGACGATAACTTGGCACAGTTAGCTTATGGCTCGAAGCTACGTTTGCAGTTTGGCGATCGAACACAATTAACTACTCGATTTGATCATTTAGATGAGCAAGACAGCAGCGGTAAAACAGTTACTGATATCGAACGTGTTGAAGTTGAAGGTCAATACCGAATTACCGATCATCTAAAAATTGCCGCTGCAGGTCGTCATGTTAATGAGCTTAATAATGACGATCAGCAAAGCTCTGGTGATTTGGTAGGCGTTCGTGCCGATTATGAATTTAACGATGACAACAGTGTTTACGTTAAAGGGCAGAAAACCGTTAATGCTAGTCAGAGTTTTGATCAGGACGATAGCGTAGCTGTTGGGGCAGAGTTTGCACTGAATGATGATTGGACGCTATCCGGTGAATATGCCACGGGTGATCGCGGCGATTCACTGCAAGCGAAAGTGGATTACCAAGTTAACGATTACTACTCTACTTACGCGAGTTATATCCAAGAAGATTACGATAACGAAAACAATATTGTTTTTGGTCAGAAAGCAGATCTCAGCGATACCTTGTCGTTCTATCAAGAAAATCAGTTTGTGGATGATAACAATGGCAAAGGTAAAGTGAACTCGTTTGGCTTTGATTATGATGTTAATGATGACGTTGACGCAGGTATTGCCTTTGAAAAGAGTAACTTAAAAAGTATAGATAATGGTGATATTGAACGAAGTGGGATCAGTGTTTATACCTCGGTTGATAAAGACGATTACAGCTTAAAGAATAAAGTGGAATATCGTGTCGATAAAGGTGATAGCAAAGTCACTCAATTTGTTACCACTAACCATTATGTTCATCACCTTAGCGATGAATACACCTTGTTTGGTAAGTTTAATTACTCGAAATCTAAAGATGAAACCAAAAACGAAGTCGTTGAACGCTACACAGAAAGCAGTGTGGGTTTAGCTTATCGTCCTATTTTTAATGATCGCTTGAACTTCTTAACACGCTACACCTATCTAGAAGATTACGATCAAACTGACCGTTCAAAAGAGCAAGATACCAATAATGAGAAAAGCCACATTGTTGAAGGTGAAACGATTTATTCAGTGAATGCTCATGTTGATCTTGGTTGGAAAGGGGCTTACAAGAAAAAATCTGAGCTTTATAAACGCAAAGACAGTAGCGATGTGCCAGTGAAGAATGAGATCTTCCTAACAGGTGTCAGTGCCAGCTATAAAGTGATGAAAGACTGGGATGTAACGGGTGAGTATCACTGGAAAAAAGATCGTGTGACTGATGATTTAGAGCAAGGTGCATTATTGTCTGTGAATAAACATATTAATGATAATGTGAAAATTGGTGTGGGTTATAACTTTTCTAAATTTGATGATGATTTAGTACATAACGATGATTACAACGCGAAAGGCGTATTCATTAA